The segment CTTGTTGGCGCAGAGCTTCTGGCGGCTGATGGGGGTGTCGGTGTAGCCGTGGCCGCTGGCGACGGGGGCGGTGATCAGGGTCGCGCCGGCGAGGAGGACGGCGCCGAGCGCGGTGGCGCCGGCGGCGCGGCCGGGTATTCCGGGTATGCGGAAGGGACGCATGTTGCTGCTCCTTGGGTGTGGGGGGAGAGCCTGGCGGGGCTCGTGTGCGCGGTGGTGCGGCTGCCCCGTGTGCGTAGTCGTGCGGCTGCCGGTGCGCGCGCTCTTGTGCGTGCTCGTGTGCGTGCGCTCGTGTGCGTGCGCTCGTGTGCGTGCGCTCGTGTGCGTGCGCTCGTGTGCGTGCGTGCGCTTGCGTGGGGGCGGGCGCGGGGCTGGGGTGCGGGTACGGGGGCGGGCCACGGGTGGGGAGAGCTAGGTCTAGACCAAGTCCCACAGTATTGACGGCAGTTGGCCCTGTCCATCCCCATGCGAAAACGGGTGGTCCGGTCATTACCGGCCACCCGTTCTCCCTTTGAGCGCTGTTGAGCGCGGTTGTGGCGGTTATTGATCGGACCTGCCGGTGTAGAAGGCGACGGTGAGGTCCTTCACGAGCGCCTTGCGCTCGTAGTCGTCCAGCTCGACGATCCCGCGCGAGGTGAGCCGGTGCACCGTGTCGTCCACGGCGTCCACGACGGCGGTGAGGACGGTGTCACGGTGCTTGGCGTCGATCGCCGCGATCCGGCGGCGGCGCATCGCCTCGGCCACCTCCGGGGCGTACTCGATGCGGGTGGGCTGCGCGGAGAACACCTCGATGCCGATCGCCTCGGTCTCGGCGGCGAGGGTCCGGGTCAGCGCCTCGCCGACGGCCTCGGCGTCGCGCAGGGTCGGGGCGTCGTCGTGGAAGGCGTCGGCCGGGAGCCGGGACAGGACGCGGGCCGTGGCCGACTCGACCTGCTCGGCGAGGTAGTCGATGTGGTCCTCGACGGCGAGGGTGGCCCGGGCGGTGTCCCGGACCTGCCAGACGACCTGGACGACCACCTGGAGGGCAAGGCCGCCGGAGTCGACGGCGGGCATGGGCTCGCTGCGCCAGTGCCGCAGCCGCACGTCCACGCGGCGGCGCAGCAGCAGGGGGCTGATCCAGGTCAGGCCGGTACGGCGGACGGTGCCGCGGTAGCTGCCGAAGAGGGTGAGCACCCAGGCGTGGCCGGCCCTGGCGCGGCCGAGGCCGCCGAGGGCGAGGAGGGTGACGACGCCGAGGAAGGCGAGCGGGGGCCAGTGGGTGGCGCGGAGCCCGTGGTAGGGGCGGGGCGGCACCCCGAAGGCGGCGACGAGGGCGGCGGGGACGACCCCGGCGCGCCACAGCACGGCCGCGCAGCCGGTGAGGGCGAGGGCGCCGACGACGACGGCGATCCACCCGGGCAGCACGGGCCCCCGGTGCTCGCGCAACCGCTCGTCCCCAAGGGGCACCCGCCGCCCGGCCGCCGCCGCACGCTCGGCGGGGCGGGGGGTGAGGGCGGCGGTGGTCTTGGCCCCGGCCATGGTGGTGGTCGTGGTCGTCGCCCCGGTCTTGGTCGCGGTCCCGAGCCCGGTCGTGGTCCCGTTCGCGGCCCCGGCCGTGGTCCCGGGCCCGGTCGTGGTCGTGGTTTCGGGGGTCATGGGCTGGCCCCGGAAGGGC is part of the Streptomyces katrae genome and harbors:
- a CDS encoding SPFH domain-containing protein, which codes for MPAPHAEPQPTTARPDFQPATTRTEPRPATARTERQPRVTPAARTAPQPHAARAEQEPAIAPARTGPQGHVTRAEPQGPDAATAGSAGDGHAPHPAPQPPAEPTPPVPEAPTAPQHPAGIPHPQGAGVPGPGVAEVVAQAVARGIEGGREGARGETAAGPLARRAPVRGAAVIEVPVHLPFRGQPMTPETTTTTGPGTTAGAANGTTTGLGTATKTGATTTTTTMAGAKTTAALTPRPAERAAAAGRRVPLGDERLREHRGPVLPGWIAVVVGALALTGCAAVLWRAGVVPAALVAAFGVPPRPYHGLRATHWPPLAFLGVVTLLALGGLGRARAGHAWVLTLFGSYRGTVRRTGLTWISPLLLRRRVDVRLRHWRSEPMPAVDSGGLALQVVVQVVWQVRDTARATLAVEDHIDYLAEQVESATARVLSRLPADAFHDDAPTLRDAEAVGEALTRTLAAETEAIGIEVFSAQPTRIEYAPEVAEAMRRRRIAAIDAKHRDTVLTAVVDAVDDTVHRLTSRGIVELDDYERKALVKDLTVAFYTGRSDQ